A DNA window from Arachis hypogaea cultivar Tifrunner chromosome 18, arahy.Tifrunner.gnm2.J5K5, whole genome shotgun sequence contains the following coding sequences:
- the LOC112769311 gene encoding PTI1-like tyrosine-protein kinase At3g15890 isoform X1, which yields MAFCPMFCCGNVSDRKARGKKQPPWRVFSLKELHSATNNFNYDNKLGEGGFGSVYWGQLWDGSQIAVKRLKVWSSKADMEFAVEVEILARVRHKNLLSLRGYCAEGQERLIVYDYMPNLSLVSHLHGQHSAESLLDWKRRMIIAIGAAEGIAYLHHQATPHIIHRDIKASNVLLDSDFQAQVADFGFAKLIPDGATHVTTRVKGTLGYLAPEYAMLGKANESCDVYSFGVLLLELASGRKPLEKLSNAVKRTISDWALPLACEKKFREIADSRLNGDYVEEELRRVVLIALICAQSQAEKRPTMLEVVELLKGDSKDKISQLEANELFISSVTVGHDHGSRSDIISEENQSKHQLEHMKSA from the exons ATGGCGTTTTGCCCCATGTTTTGTTGCGGAAATGTTTCCGATCG CAAGGCACGGGGGAAGAAACAACCTCCATGGCGGGTGTTTTCTCTGAAGGAATTACATTCAGCTACCAATAATTTCAACTATGATAACAAGCTCGGCGAAGGCGGATTCGGGAGTGTCTACTGGGGTCAGCTTTGGGATGGATCACAG ATTGCTGTGAAAAGATTGAAAGTTTGGAGCAGCAAAGCAGACATGgaatttgctgttgaagttgaGATATTGGCAAGGGTTCGACACAAGAATCTTCTAAGTCTGCGTGGCTATTGCGCTGAAGGTCAGGAACGATTAATTGTATATGACTACATGCCGAATTTGAGCCTAGTCTCTCATCTTCATGGGCAGCACTCAGCTGAAAGCCTTCTTGATTGGAAGCGACGGATGATTATTGCAATCGGCGCTGCCGAGGGAATTGC ATATCTTCACCACCAAGCAACACCACACATCATTCATAGAGATATCAAAGCAAGCAATGTGTTGTTGGATTCAGATTTCCAAGCACAGGTTGCTGATTTTGGTTTCGCCAAGTTGATCCCGGATGGGGCAACGCATGTGACTACTAGAGTTAAAGGCACTCTTGGCTACTTAGCACCAGAATATGCTATGTTAGGTAAAGCAAATGAGAGTTGTGATGTATATAGTTTCGGTGTTCTTCTTCTAGAACTTGCCAGTGGCAGAAAACCACTTGAGAAACTCAGTAATGCGGTGAAGCGCACCATCAGTGATTGGGCACTGCCTTTGGCTTGTGAGAAGAAATTCAGGGAAATTGCAGATTCAAGACTTAATGGGGACTATGTGGAGGAAGAACTTAGAAGAGTTGTTTTGATTGCTCTTATATGTGCTCAGAGTCAAGCTGAGAAAAGACCAACCATGCTTGAGGTGGTGGAGCTACTCAAGGGTGACTCCAAAGATAAGATTTCTCAGTTGGAAGCCAATGAACTCTTTATCAGCTCTGTAACTGTTGGACATGACCATGGAAGCAGATCAGACATCATTTCAGAAGAGAACCAATCAAAACATCAATTGGAACACATGAAAAGTGCATAG
- the LOC112769311 gene encoding PTI1-like tyrosine-protein kinase At3g15890 isoform X2, translated as MEFAVEVEILARVRHKNLLSLRGYCAEGQERLIVYDYMPNLSLVSHLHGQHSAESLLDWKRRMIIAIGAAEGIAYLHHQATPHIIHRDIKASNVLLDSDFQAQVADFGFAKLIPDGATHVTTRVKGTLGYLAPEYAMLGKANESCDVYSFGVLLLELASGRKPLEKLSNAVKRTISDWALPLACEKKFREIADSRLNGDYVEEELRRVVLIALICAQSQAEKRPTMLEVVELLKGDSKDKISQLEANELFISSVTVGHDHGSRSDIISEENQSKHQLEHMKSA; from the exons ATGgaatttgctgttgaagttgaGATATTGGCAAGGGTTCGACACAAGAATCTTCTAAGTCTGCGTGGCTATTGCGCTGAAGGTCAGGAACGATTAATTGTATATGACTACATGCCGAATTTGAGCCTAGTCTCTCATCTTCATGGGCAGCACTCAGCTGAAAGCCTTCTTGATTGGAAGCGACGGATGATTATTGCAATCGGCGCTGCCGAGGGAATTGC ATATCTTCACCACCAAGCAACACCACACATCATTCATAGAGATATCAAAGCAAGCAATGTGTTGTTGGATTCAGATTTCCAAGCACAGGTTGCTGATTTTGGTTTCGCCAAGTTGATCCCGGATGGGGCAACGCATGTGACTACTAGAGTTAAAGGCACTCTTGGCTACTTAGCACCAGAATATGCTATGTTAGGTAAAGCAAATGAGAGTTGTGATGTATATAGTTTCGGTGTTCTTCTTCTAGAACTTGCCAGTGGCAGAAAACCACTTGAGAAACTCAGTAATGCGGTGAAGCGCACCATCAGTGATTGGGCACTGCCTTTGGCTTGTGAGAAGAAATTCAGGGAAATTGCAGATTCAAGACTTAATGGGGACTATGTGGAGGAAGAACTTAGAAGAGTTGTTTTGATTGCTCTTATATGTGCTCAGAGTCAAGCTGAGAAAAGACCAACCATGCTTGAGGTGGTGGAGCTACTCAAGGGTGACTCCAAAGATAAGATTTCTCAGTTGGAAGCCAATGAACTCTTTATCAGCTCTGTAACTGTTGGACATGACCATGGAAGCAGATCAGACATCATTTCAGAAGAGAACCAATCAAAACATCAATTGGAACACATGAAAAGTGCATAG
- the LOC112769308 gene encoding protein TOO MANY MOUTHS-like: MKLHNLLFLWCTFLLLQHATPYTVIMSDSAVPSTLVDGPQTAFSMKQDAVRTDSREQEAVYNIMRATGNHWATDIPDVCRGRWHGIECMPDKDNVYHVVSLSFGALSDDTAFPTCDPTNSSISPSITNLPHLRTLFFYRCFSYNPQPIPSFLGLLGRSLQTLVLRDNGHIGPIPNDLGNLTRLRVLDLHRNNLNGSIPVSLGRISGLRSLDLSGNKLTGPIPGLVLPRLNVLDLSQNLLMGPIPATIGDCHSIIKLDLSRNRLVGPIPEKIKGLKDLMLLDLSYNRIQGPFPVSLRSLISLQALILKGNPMGPAIIPNEVFEGTVGLMILIMSNMNLHGPVPESLGRLTNLRVVHLDGNQLNGSIPKSFKDLRNLSEMRLNDNRLSGKVPFGKEIIWRMKRKLRLYNNSGLCCDSDCADSTFDFGISLCEISSPGLDKSVEHLSTNEKHMPTTMNNNVQLSDAANTALPLTTTLRLVVFVLLSLL; encoded by the coding sequence ATGAAGCTCCATAATCTTCTATTTCTATGGTGTACGTTCTTGTTATTGCAACATGCAACGCCATACACAGTCATCATGTCTGACTCTGCCGTGCCATCAACCCTAGTAGACGGCCCCCAAACCGCCTTCTCCATGAAGCAAGACGCTGTTCGAACCGATTCCCGTGAACAAGAGGCAGTTTACAACATCATGCGTGCCACCGGAAACCACTGGGCCACCGACATCCCCGACGTGTGCCGCGGCCGCTGGCACGGCATTGAGTGCATGCCCGACAAGGACAATGTCTACCACGTTGTCTCCCTCTCCTTCGGCGCACTCTCCGACGACACCGCTTTCCCAACCTGCGACCCAACCAACTCTTCCATTTCCCCTTCCATCACCAACCTCCCTCACCTCAGGACCCTCTTCTTTTACCGTTGTTTCAGTTACAACCCCCAACCCATTCCCTCCTTCTTGGGCCTATTGGGCCGATCTCTTCAAACATTGGTGCTCAGGGATAACGGCCATATCGGCCCAATACCTAACGACTTGGGCAACCTCACCCGTTTGAGAGTCCTCGATCTTCACAGAAACAATCTCAACGGTTCTATTCCGGTTTCATTGGGCCGGATCTCCGGTCTGAGGTCGTTAGATTTGAGCGGCAACAAACTAACCGGTCCCATACCAGGCTTAGTTCTTCCCCGTCTGAATGTTTTGGACCTCAGCCAGAACCTTCTAATGGGCCCAATCCCTGCTACTATTGGAGACTGCCACTCTATTATCAAACTGGATTTAAGTCGAAACAGGCTTGTTGGCCCAATTCCGGAAAAAATCAAGGGCCTAAAAGATCTAATGCTTttagatttgagctacaatagaATTCAAGGCCCATTTCCTGTTTCACTTAGAAGCCTGATTTCTCTTCAGGCCTTGATCTTGAAAGGAAACCCAATGGGCCCAGCAATTATACCCAATGAGGTGTTTGAAGGCACGGTTGGATTAATGATATTAATAATGTCAAATATGAATTTGCATGGTCCGGTGCCAGAATCACTAGGCAGATTAACGAACCTTCGTGTGGTTCATCTTGATGGGAACCAGCTTAATGGGTCAATCCCCAAAAGCTTCAAAGATTTAAGAAACCTTAGTGAAATGAGGCTCAATGATAATAGGCTAAGTGGGAAAGTCCCATTTGGGAAGGAAATTATttggaggatgaaaaggaagctaaGGCTTTATAACAATTCGGGGCTTTGTTGTGATTCTGATTGTGCGGATTCCACCTTTGATTTTGGTATTAGTTTGTGTGAGATTTCGAGTCCGGGTTTGGATAAGAGCGTGGAGCATCTTTCAACCAACGAGAAGCATATGCCAACTACTATGAATAATAATGTGCAATTATCGGATGCTGCTAACACTGCTCTGCCACTTACAACCACATTGCGATTAGTTGTCTTTGTATTACTCTCTCTtctttag
- the LOC112769307 gene encoding SNF1-related protein kinase regulatory subunit gamma-like PV42a, which yields MGNGDVALSVAARSGVCESSAADKDACKEKNVHAQYGNTYCKTGHTYPKEKENKKILCTILINKSILMLALYFPAISCSGNKHLLVSLRARKDIQVEKMKQQSKSGGGGASMQRSESMRLQERKVKDLMVDKRRLVEVPYTASLADTMNTLVANRVLAVPVAAPPGQWIGAGGSMIVESDKQTGVVRKHYIGMVTMLDIVAHIAGEDHLDFGGGGVEMTNDLHERMSVSVSSIIGHSFEGLSLWTLNPYTSLLDCMEVFSKGVHRAMVPVDSQMESGWSPGGGVELVESASGYQMLTQLDVVRFLRDHASDELQAILARSVQDLGADTEQIYAITDRTILLDAIKCLKSAMLNAVPIVQSSDDVIADDLRQLINGRFRKLLGTFSATDLRGCYINTLKSWFGISALEFTQNISASPLFAAPESPISWKELVTCHLESPLSEVIDKAVTKHVHRVWVVDQQCLLVGVVSLTDVIRVIRLALISPPSSHQ from the exons ATGGGGAATGGGGATGTTGCTCTAAGTGTCGCGGCACGGAGTGGTGTTTGTGAGTCATCAGCTGCAGATAAAGACGCTTGTAAAGAGAAGAACGTGCATGCACAATATGGCAACACGTACTGTAAAACAGGGCATACATACCCaaaggagaaagaaaataaaaaaatattgtgtaCTATCCTCATTAATAAATCGATTTTGATGCTAGCTCTGTATTTTCCAGCAATTAGTTGCAGCGGGAATAAACACTTGTTAGTTTCATTGAGAGCAAGGAAAGATATTCAAGTTGAAAAGATGAAGCAGCAATCGAAGTCCGGTGGAGGGGGAGCCAGCATGCAACGCAGCGAAAGCATGAGACTACAGGAGAGGAAGGTGAAGGATCTGATGGTCGATAAGAGGCGGCTGGTGGAGGTGCCATACACGGCGTCCCTGGCTGACACCATGAACACGCTGGTGGCAAACAGGGTGTTGGCTGTGCCAGTGGCAGCCCCGCCGGGGCAGTGGATCGGCGCGGGGGGTTCGATGATCGTGGAGTCTGACAAGCAAACAGGAGTGGTGAGAAAGCACTACATCGGGATGGTGACGATGCTTGATATAGTGGCCCACATAGCCGGCGAGGACCACTTGGATTTTGGTGGCGGCGGCGTTGAGATGACAAACGATCTCCATGAAAGGATGTCTGTCTCTGTTTCTTCCATCATAGGCCACTCTTTTGAAGGGCTTAGCCTGTGGACTCTTAATCCCTACACTAG CCTGTTAGATTGCATGGAAGTGTTTAGCAAAGGAGTTCATCGTGCGATGGTGCCGGTGGACAGCCAGATGGAGAGTGGATGGTCACCAGGCGGTGGCGTTGAACTGGTGGAGTCTGCTTCCGGCTACCAAATGCTGACTCAGCTGGATGTTGTTAGGTTCTTGAGAGATCACGCATCTGATGAGTTACAGGCCATTCTGGCGCGCTCTGTTCAAGACTTGGGTGCCGACACGGAACAGATCTATGCCATCACTGACCGCACTATTCTCTTGGATGCCATCAAGTGCTTAAAGTCTGCCATGTTGAACGCTGTACCTATTGTTCAATCCTCTGATGACGTCATCGCTGATGATCTCAGGCAGCTCATAAATGGGAGATTTAGGAAGCTTCTTGGGACATTCTCTGCAACTGATTTAAGGGGATGCTACATAAACACGCTCAAGTCATGGTTCGGGATAAGCGCACTTGAATTCACCCAAAACATTTCGGCCAGTCCTTTGTTCGCGGCACCGGAATCACCCATCTCATGGAAGGAGCTTGTGACTTGTCATCTTGAATCTCCTTTGTCGGAGGTGATTGACAAGGCGGTTACCAAGCATGTGCATCGAGTGTGGGTGGTGGATCAGCAGTGTTTGCTCGTTGGTGTTGTGTCTCTCACCGATGTAATTAGAGTTATAAGGCTTGCTCTCATCTCACCTCCCTCTTCACACCAATGA
- the LOC112772528 gene encoding protein FAR1-RELATED SEQUENCE 5-like, giving the protein MSTNKDDVKNDSDNDLGDDFDYQPNAEDDAEDDDVDSLDSTSKSEQDCGVKRIANLMVDDILNLEFMTEDEACQFYNAYACWHGFVMRKVDIIRDNEGRIICRQLVCNKKGWRNMRYLDMDDRSREARSLTRTKCLAQLRIKLDYGCESWKVSCFLESHNHDLTPPQFAHLVPANRRLTVTDKVQVKNLYNFGVNMCHIMGYIAFQKGGYRHDGFTCKDLYNHIDRYHRSKVKNEDTNVEINYLIGKSNNNLLFFGKYTFTSDERLEHIFWADRQSIVDYHCFGDIVAFDSTYKKNKYNKPLVIFS; this is encoded by the coding sequence ATGTCCACAAACAAAGATGATGTTAAGAATGATTCTGATAATGATTTGGGTGATGATTTTGATTATCAACCGAATGCAGAAGATGATGCTGAAGATGACGATGTGGATTCGCTGGATTCTACTAGCAAGAGTGAACAAGATTGTGGTGTAAAAAGAATAGCGAATTTAATGGTGGATGATATATTAAACCTGGAGTTTATGACAGAGGATGAGGCTTGCCAATTTTATAACGCTTACGCTTGTTGGCATGGATTTGTAATGAGGAAGGTTGACATCATTAGGGATAATGAAGGTAGAATCATTTGCAGGCAACTTGTTTGCAATAAGAAAGGCTGGAGGAATATGAGGTATCTTGATATGGATGATAGATCAAGGGAGGCAAGGTCACTCACGCGAACCAAGTGTCTAGCTCAGCTTAGGATAAAGCTTGACTACGGCTGCGAAAGTTGGAAGGTATCATGTTTTCTGGAATCTCACAACCACGATCTGACGCCCCCCCAATTTGCGCATCTCGTTCCGGCCAATCGTCGTCTCACTGTTACTGATAAAGTCCAAGTGAAAAATCTTTATAATTTTGGTGTCAATATGTGCCATATTATGGGATATATTGCATTCCAGAAGGGTGGATATCGTCATGATGGCTTCACATGTAAAGATTTGTACAACCACATTGATCGCTATCATAGATCAAAAGTAAAAAACGAGGATACTAATGTGGAAATAAACTATTTGATTGGCAAGTCAAACAACAATCTGCTGTTCTTTGGGAAGTATACGTTCACTAGTGACGAAAGGCTCGAGCATATTTTTTGGGCAGATAGACAATCAATTGTCGACTATCACTGCTTTGGAGATATTGTTGCCTTTGATTCAACGTACAAGAAGAATAAATACAACAAACCTTTGGTTATTTTCTCCTGA